CGCAGTTCCCGTAGAGGAACCCGTCGGGGTCCACCCGCAGCTCGGGGTGGTGCGTGTGCCCCACGATTGCCCCCTCGCATCCCTTCGAGCGCGCATACCGCTTGATGGCTTCCCGGTACCGGGAGATCATGGCCGTGCGCTTCTTGACGTTCGTGCGGATCGCCTGGCGGAACGACCACCGGAGCCCCCGGTTGCTGAGCACGTGCTGGAGCCAGAAGAGGAAGGCGTCGCCGTGGTCGCTGAGGTGGGCGAGCCACAGCATGGAGGGCCGGACGAACAGGTCGAACCGGTCCCCGTGGATGACCAGGAGCTTTCGTCCGTGGATCTCGGTCGTGGTTTCGTAGTCGAGCACCACGTTGTCCAGGTCGATGGGCCGCAGGCTGGGTTCATGGTTTCCGATGAGGTACCGAATCCGAGCGCCTTTCCGGGCCGCGGAGAGGAAGGTGCGGATGATGTTGTTGTAGGCCTGCACCCACTTCGACCGGTTCCGTCCGTTCAGCTTCCAGCCGTCGATGATGTCGCCGACCAGGAAGATGTTCGGGAAGGCCGCGCTCCGCAGGAAGCGGTCGAATTCCTCGGCCCATGCCGGAGTGGAAAACCCGAGGTGCAGGTCGCTCACGAACAGCGACTTGATGTACGGCTTTGGCTTCCCGACGATGGGCTTTTCCATATGGACTAGGCGCTGATCTGCGCAACGAGCACTGCTG
This genomic window from Terriglobales bacterium contains:
- a CDS encoding UDP-2,3-diacylglucosamine diphosphatase encodes the protein MEKPIVGKPKPYIKSLFVSDLHLGFSTPAWAEEFDRFLRSAAFPNIFLVGDIIDGWKLNGRNRSKWVQAYNNIIRTFLSAARKGARIRYLIGNHEPSLRPIDLDNVVLDYETTTEIHGRKLLVIHGDRFDLFVRPSMLWLAHLSDHGDAFLFWLQHVLSNRGLRWSFRQAIRTNVKKRTAMISRYREAIKRYARSKGCEGAIVGHTHHPELRVDPDGFLYGNCGDWEEHTAIIETEKGLALIRYDWQTHIVLQEVAWAPREENVGVPVA